In bacterium, a genomic segment contains:
- a CDS encoding GDP-mannose 4,6-dehydratase, producing MNSKHLENKKILITGGAGFIGSHLVEILCQNNQVTILDNFSRDALKNTQLAEHPNVSIVKGDVCIQSDVEAACKDKTHVIHLASIAGVDTVLKKPVETMTIALLGTYHILEACKKQGSVERIIDFSTSEVFGTYAYKVTEGNATSLGAVGEARWTYAVSKLATEHLAHNYWRQYGLPTCSVRPFNIFGPNQVGEGAIHRFITRALRNENLEIHNDGDQIRSWCYIDDIVDGILLCLTADKVLGEAFNIGNPQNTLTIYGLAKEIIRLSGSSSEITFKTWDQQDVELRIPDINKAKDLLGFQPKFDLETGLRKTIEWYRKK from the coding sequence ATGAACAGCAAGCACTTAGAGAATAAAAAAATTCTGATTACCGGTGGAGCCGGGTTTATAGGTTCACATTTGGTTGAAATTCTGTGTCAGAATAACCAGGTAACCATATTGGATAATTTTTCACGTGATGCACTTAAAAATACTCAACTGGCTGAGCATCCCAACGTTAGTATTGTCAAAGGAGATGTTTGTATTCAAAGTGACGTTGAAGCAGCCTGTAAAGATAAAACACATGTGATTCACTTGGCCTCTATTGCCGGAGTGGATACGGTTTTGAAAAAACCGGTAGAAACCATGACCATTGCTTTACTGGGCACATACCATATTTTAGAAGCATGCAAAAAACAGGGCTCAGTAGAACGAATCATTGATTTTTCTACCAGCGAAGTTTTTGGAACTTACGCTTACAAAGTAACTGAAGGCAATGCCACAAGCTTGGGTGCAGTAGGTGAAGCCAGATGGACCTATGCAGTCAGTAAGTTGGCTACTGAACATTTGGCCCATAATTACTGGCGTCAATATGGTTTGCCTACGTGCTCCGTGCGGCCGTTTAACATTTTTGGCCCCAATCAAGTAGGTGAAGGTGCTATTCATCGTTTCATTACACGCGCTTTGCGCAATGAAAACTTGGAGATTCACAACGATGGTGATCAAATCAGATCTTGGTGTTACATCGATGATATTGTTGATGGCATACTGTTATGTTTAACAGCCGATAAGGTTTTGGGTGAAGCCTTTAATATTGGAAACCCACAAAACACACTGACCATTTATGGTTTAGCCAAAGAGATTATTCGTTTATCTGGGTCAAGCTCAGAAATCACCTTTAAAACTTGGGATCAGCAAGATGTTGAGTTACGCATTCCTGATATCAATAAGGCCAAAGACCTTTTAGGTTTTCAGCCTAAATTTGATTTGGAAACCGGACTTCGTAAAACGATTGAATGGTATAGAAAAAAATAA
- a CDS encoding CPBP family intramembrane metalloprotease encodes MDKKEHKEGIQLLPMGIIYFILFLIVWFVDQKYKIIAYQNYQDDIVLSWSSDIVFCILFASMVIVFSQVLGSFSKLFHNLEQLFQEILGDLSLQDIFFIAAFSAVCEEYFFRGLLQYYLGLLPASLMFGLLHSGPSKRFLPWTIFATAMGFILGSLYMTFDNIFIPIGVHFLINFINLCFMQQKKLSP; translated from the coding sequence ATGGATAAAAAAGAGCATAAAGAAGGAATACAATTGCTGCCCATGGGCATTATTTATTTTATTCTTTTTTTAATTGTTTGGTTTGTCGATCAAAAGTACAAAATTATTGCTTATCAAAATTATCAAGATGATATAGTACTGTCTTGGAGCAGTGATATTGTCTTTTGTATTCTATTTGCGTCAATGGTTATTGTGTTCTCTCAGGTTTTGGGCAGCTTCTCTAAGCTTTTTCACAACCTCGAGCAGTTATTTCAAGAGATTTTAGGTGACTTATCTTTGCAGGATATTTTTTTTATTGCAGCATTTTCAGCTGTTTGTGAAGAGTATTTTTTTAGAGGTTTGCTTCAATATTATTTGGGCCTGCTTCCAGCATCGTTGATGTTTGGTCTGTTGCACAGTGGACCCAGTAAACGATTTTTGCCATGGACAATTTTTGCTACAGCCATGGGTTTTATTTTAGGAAGTTTATACATGACGTTTGATAATATTTTTATACCCATAGGCGTTCATTTTTTAATTAACTTTATTAACTTATGTTTCATGCAACAAAAAAAATTGAGCCCTTGA
- a CDS encoding YifB family Mg chelatase-like AAA ATPase — protein sequence MSNNKKEPFNLDIRKDRVFALGFQGLRALAISIEVEVKRGMPKFNIIGLAQNAVLEGKSRVSTALAQVGINCAEYSITVNLMPAAIKKDGTLLDLAIAVAILSALGRVHKHALEDSLFLGELSLKGEVLPVQGAMAASLFAAEQGYKKLFLASENQTPMSYFKDTLSIVGVSSLQDLIEVLAESKTGQALKTVPVKTRKNYYWHDIKGQHKAKRALQIAVAGEHNVLLLGPPGVGKSFMAKRINAIYPAPSIKEQKEILKIKSFTKPHAEHYDASRPFQMPHHTSSLAGMVGGGRPFSMGEFTRAHKGILCLDEITEFRRDILESLREALENHEISVVRSEGHFTLPSEFMLVGTSNLCPCGGRGENKAYCQCSYREIQKYMDKLSKPIRERIDMIIYIPKISWTDVKQDQKQFEDDQSIATSIVSAREKQQQRYKKAKKQSNARVNSQLFWQKNPVSLAIDQQVERWTQKNLLSFRRVEKMLRVARSIADYEKSQTVELKHVYEAYSYQHWPKLE from the coding sequence ATGTCAAACAATAAAAAAGAGCCATTCAATTTAGATATCAGAAAAGATAGAGTTTTTGCGCTTGGATTTCAAGGTTTACGAGCATTGGCCATTTCAATAGAAGTGGAAGTAAAACGGGGCATGCCCAAGTTTAATATCATTGGTTTAGCACAAAACGCTGTTTTGGAGGGGAAAAGCAGAGTGAGTACAGCCTTGGCGCAAGTTGGTATTAATTGTGCGGAGTACAGCATAACGGTGAACTTGATGCCAGCAGCAATTAAAAAAGACGGTACATTATTGGATCTAGCTATTGCGGTGGCGATTTTATCGGCTTTGGGAAGAGTCCATAAACATGCACTTGAAGACAGTCTGTTTTTAGGTGAACTGTCACTCAAAGGTGAGGTTTTACCTGTTCAGGGAGCTATGGCAGCGAGTTTGTTTGCAGCTGAACAGGGTTATAAAAAGCTATTTTTGGCGTCTGAAAATCAAACACCCATGTCCTATTTTAAAGATACATTAAGTATTGTTGGCGTATCATCCTTACAAGACTTGATTGAAGTGTTGGCAGAAAGCAAAACAGGCCAAGCCCTAAAAACAGTTCCAGTTAAAACGCGCAAAAACTATTACTGGCATGATATTAAGGGTCAACACAAAGCCAAAAGAGCTTTACAAATTGCAGTTGCGGGTGAACATAATGTTTTATTGTTAGGGCCTCCTGGTGTGGGTAAAAGTTTTATGGCCAAGCGTATCAATGCTATTTATCCAGCTCCGAGTATAAAGGAACAAAAGGAAATCTTAAAAATTAAAAGTTTTACAAAGCCGCACGCAGAACATTATGATGCCAGTAGGCCCTTTCAAATGCCGCATCATACTTCATCTTTAGCAGGAATGGTGGGAGGTGGCAGGCCTTTTAGTATGGGAGAGTTTACACGGGCTCATAAAGGTATTCTGTGTTTGGATGAAATTACTGAATTTCGTAGAGATATCTTGGAGAGTTTGCGTGAAGCTTTGGAAAATCATGAAATATCTGTGGTCAGAAGTGAAGGTCACTTCACCTTACCCTCAGAGTTTATGTTGGTAGGCACCAGTAATTTATGTCCTTGCGGTGGGCGAGGAGAGAATAAAGCTTATTGTCAATGCAGTTATAGAGAGATTCAAAAATACATGGATAAACTATCCAAACCCATTCGTGAACGTATTGATATGATCATTTATATCCCTAAAATTTCATGGACAGATGTGAAACAAGATCAAAAGCAATTTGAAGATGATCAATCCATTGCAACAAGCATAGTCTCTGCTAGGGAAAAACAACAACAGCGTTATAAAAAAGCAAAGAAACAAAGCAACGCAAGAGTAAATAGCCAATTGTTTTGGCAGAAAAATCCGGTTTCTTTAGCTATTGATCAGCAAGTGGAACGCTGGACACAGAAAAATTTATTGTCTTTTAGGAGGGTAGAGAAAATGCTGAGAGTTGCACGCAGTATTGCCGACTATGAAAAAAGTCAAACCGTAGAGCTTAAGCATGTTTATGAGGCTTATAGCTATCAGCATTGGCCCAAGTTGGAGTGA
- a CDS encoding AMIN domain-containing protein encodes MIINLRVNYFTNKTLLNLLFGPNLSYASILDSIKSHHLTMAIQLKISHPVKNIKVLKMAIKINSKGLMVASSSQFSVGDELILNFDQGLKLSGKVFKFSQNNQGQKGMIIQFIDLSEQNKQDLQALLEQEKQALPNNTSTQDPIEQETQAILAEKTIITDLNSLEHLALQSPDQNPHFVAVTLDEETLKSSPSNDLAQKTRVEMQLPKMAQNRKKKRRKRYLGILALFLALIALKLGVNKKFRQLLPNSQELKDKLPKVISVQDVKRQDKQKAIENKRVKQSSQKKVSPPKKIQKKNIPKKTRSSKTRLTQLGYVKTAAFYKVSISATQKLNKPNVSRLSNPKRIRIDFKSVDKGKARSRISINDQMLKSIHTQQTGSTTRIEIILNQSRYPRYDIKTYDRFADIFVYTVN; translated from the coding sequence TTGATCATAAATTTACGGGTCAATTATTTTACGAACAAGACTTTACTCAATCTGCTTTTTGGACCTAACTTGAGTTATGCCTCTATTTTAGATAGTATTAAATCTCATCATCTTACCATGGCCATACAATTAAAAATATCACATCCTGTTAAGAATATTAAAGTTCTTAAAATGGCTATTAAAATCAACTCAAAGGGCCTGATGGTGGCAAGCTCTTCACAGTTTTCCGTTGGTGATGAGCTCATCTTAAATTTTGATCAAGGCTTAAAGTTAAGTGGGAAAGTATTTAAATTTAGCCAAAATAATCAAGGTCAAAAAGGTATGATTATACAATTTATTGACCTTTCAGAGCAAAACAAACAAGACCTGCAAGCGCTTTTAGAACAAGAAAAGCAAGCCTTGCCAAATAATACTTCAACTCAAGATCCCATTGAGCAAGAAACTCAAGCCATCCTTGCAGAAAAAACAATTATCACCGACTTAAATTCTTTAGAGCATTTGGCCTTACAAAGTCCGGATCAAAATCCGCATTTTGTTGCTGTGACCTTGGATGAAGAAACACTAAAATCCTCGCCATCCAATGACTTGGCACAAAAAACCCGTGTTGAAATGCAGCTGCCCAAAATGGCACAAAACCGAAAAAAAAAACGTAGAAAAAGATATTTGGGTATTTTGGCACTCTTTTTAGCCTTGATCGCTCTCAAGCTGGGGGTTAATAAAAAGTTTAGACAACTGTTACCTAACAGCCAAGAATTAAAAGACAAACTGCCAAAAGTGATCAGTGTTCAAGATGTCAAAAGACAAGACAAACAAAAAGCTATTGAAAATAAGCGTGTAAAACAAAGCTCACAAAAAAAAGTCTCTCCCCCCAAAAAAATCCAGAAAAAAAATATCCCTAAAAAAACACGTTCTTCCAAAACACGATTAACTCAACTCGGTTATGTTAAGACAGCTGCGTTTTATAAAGTTTCAATTTCTGCAACACAAAAACTCAACAAACCAAATGTCAGTCGCTTGTCTAATCCTAAACGCATACGCATCGATTTTAAAAGCGTTGACAAAGGTAAAGCTCGCTCACGTATTTCAATTAATGACCAAATGCTTAAGAGTATTCATACTCAGCAAACCGGTTCAACAACACGCATAGAAATTATTCTCAATCAAAGTCGCTATCCGCGTTATGACATTAAAACCTATGACCGCTTTGCTGATATTTTTGTCTACACTGTTAATTAA
- a CDS encoding flippase-like domain-containing protein, producing the protein MAFKNVDFNQSLSVFKDAPLSLQIGVFFCFFLTHIFRTLRWKFLQEDLHTVPVMDVYAIHSIGFLGIFILPFRLGELVRPGLLKKQQATPLSKTLTYVFIERVFDGIVVCALFFIGIEISLKQGLILSAEQSTKIAFYLNQGLMLFCGLSVFLLCIAFFIQKKQHTVSKHFLWNRYGQHIAKALTIVLSSKKSLMTFFYSVLVWLAAVGAYWLMFKAYQFPLGFFAAMSVLGLLSLGLMIPGPPGFIGTFHFFIQISLAIFLIDASHAIAYASSLYLVNAIYIILSGVWGSWYMSVNIKDIQGLTKQQQV; encoded by the coding sequence TTGGCATTTAAAAATGTTGATTTCAATCAAAGTTTAAGTGTTTTTAAGGATGCACCACTGAGTTTACAGATAGGTGTGTTTTTTTGTTTTTTTTTAACCCATATTTTTAGAACATTACGCTGGAAGTTTTTACAAGAAGACTTGCATACTGTTCCTGTTATGGATGTTTATGCCATCCACAGTATTGGTTTTTTAGGTATATTCATTTTACCATTTCGTTTGGGAGAGCTGGTTAGGCCGGGGCTGTTAAAAAAACAGCAGGCAACACCTCTTTCTAAAACATTAACCTATGTTTTTATTGAGAGAGTTTTTGATGGCATTGTTGTCTGCGCTTTATTCTTTATAGGGATTGAAATCAGTTTAAAACAAGGGTTGATTTTAAGTGCAGAGCAATCAACTAAAATAGCATTTTACCTAAATCAAGGTTTAATGCTGTTTTGTGGTTTGAGTGTTTTTTTATTGTGTATTGCTTTTTTTATACAAAAAAAACAACATACCGTATCTAAACATTTTTTATGGAATCGTTATGGGCAACATATTGCAAAAGCATTGACAATAGTTCTATCATCTAAAAAAAGCCTGATGACTTTTTTCTATTCAGTTTTAGTTTGGTTGGCTGCTGTTGGCGCTTATTGGTTAATGTTTAAAGCATATCAGTTTCCATTAGGTTTTTTTGCAGCCATGAGTGTTTTGGGTTTGTTGAGCTTGGGGCTGATGATTCCTGGTCCTCCAGGCTTTATTGGAACCTTTCATTTTTTCATTCAAATTAGCTTAGCTATTTTTTTGATTGATGCTAGTCATGCCATCGCTTACGCAAGCAGTCTCTATCTTGTAAATGCAATTTATATTATTTTATCTGGAGTATGGGGCAGCTGGTATATGTCCGTGAATATTAAAGATATACAGGGTTTAACAAAACAACAGCAGGTGTGA
- a CDS encoding MFS transporter, translated as MEKQKHSFKELLMLLLQKRMLVVLFLGFSSGLPIMVIYKTLKLWLRREGIDLSTIGFMSFLALPYSWNFVWAFLLDRYTFFKSFGRRRGWLAMTQIALALCFLTLSFAQPQQSLTLIAIAGFLLCFFSATHDVAVDAYRNEILDESELGVGASFGVYGYRLAMWVASGFCIWIVDADTWNWTFNQMFRLLSFFALLGVLVTLWADEPENYNKKVSSLTQAVVHPFLDFFKRESSVLILLFILLYKFGDAICGSMTSPFYADLGYSNKDIGAISSTVGFFSSMAGLFIGGGVIYRFGYKAGLWVGGILQALSTGAYAILAYVTTKMVFAGVVFFEDMSSGIGTAALVALMGKLTNKSFTASQYALFASLASFGRTFFSGFAGQLIEYMQVNTLLNVQHAGYAQFFISGMLMAIPGLICLYLLGKRTDEVLK; from the coding sequence ATGGAAAAGCAAAAGCATTCGTTTAAAGAACTTTTAATGCTGCTCTTACAGAAACGAATGTTGGTTGTTCTTTTCTTAGGGTTTTCCAGTGGTTTACCTATCATGGTCATTTATAAAACTTTAAAATTGTGGTTGCGCAGAGAAGGCATTGATTTATCCACCATAGGTTTTATGTCATTTTTAGCACTCCCATATTCTTGGAATTTTGTTTGGGCGTTTTTGTTAGATCGCTATACATTTTTTAAATCATTTGGTCGCAGAAGGGGCTGGCTGGCCATGACGCAAATTGCCTTGGCTTTGTGTTTTTTAACCTTAAGTTTTGCTCAACCGCAACAATCCTTAACCTTGATCGCCATTGCAGGCTTTTTATTGTGCTTTTTTAGTGCTACGCATGACGTTGCGGTGGATGCTTATCGAAATGAAATTTTAGATGAGAGTGAGCTGGGTGTGGGTGCATCGTTTGGGGTTTATGGTTATCGTCTAGCGATGTGGGTGGCCAGTGGATTTTGTATCTGGATTGTTGATGCAGATACTTGGAACTGGACTTTTAATCAAATGTTTCGTTTGTTATCTTTCTTTGCTCTTTTAGGTGTATTGGTGACCTTGTGGGCAGATGAGCCAGAGAATTACAATAAGAAGGTATCTTCATTAACCCAAGCGGTTGTTCACCCTTTTCTTGATTTTTTCAAACGTGAATCTTCAGTTCTAATCTTGTTATTTATCTTACTGTACAAATTTGGTGATGCAATATGTGGATCGATGACCTCTCCTTTCTATGCAGATTTGGGGTACAGTAATAAAGACATTGGTGCAATTAGCTCTACGGTAGGTTTCTTCTCCTCCATGGCAGGTCTTTTTATTGGCGGAGGTGTGATTTATCGCTTTGGTTATAAGGCCGGCTTATGGGTTGGCGGAATCTTACAAGCTCTATCTACAGGGGCGTATGCAATCTTAGCCTATGTTACAACAAAAATGGTGTTCGCGGGGGTTGTTTTTTTTGAAGACATGTCCAGTGGCATCGGTACAGCAGCTTTGGTGGCTTTAATGGGCAAGTTAACCAATAAAAGCTTTACTGCCAGCCAATATGCTTTATTTGCAAGTCTGGCTTCTTTTGGACGCACATTTTTTTCTGGTTTCGCCGGACAGTTGATTGAATACATGCAAGTCAATACATTATTGAATGTTCAACATGCTGGCTATGCGCAGTTTTTTATCAGTGGAATGCTGATGGCTATACCGGGTTTGATATGTCTTTATCTCTTGGGTAAGCGAACAGATGAAGTTTTAAAATAA
- the tatA gene encoding twin-arginine translocase TatA/TatE family subunit: MFGTTELLLVLGAVLLLFGGRKIPELFEGLGKGIKSFKKTMKEDDDQEKLDDSDQSKS; encoded by the coding sequence ATGTTTGGAACGACTGAATTACTTTTAGTTTTGGGTGCCGTTTTATTGCTTTTTGGTGGACGCAAAATTCCAGAACTGTTTGAGGGTTTGGGCAAAGGTATTAAAAGTTTTAAAAAAACGATGAAAGAAGATGATGACCAAGAAAAGCTGGATGATTCAGATCAATCTAAGTCATAA
- a CDS encoding mechanosensitive ion channel, with translation MDFSKLSFDSVEANKEWMLELSIKYGVKILLAIGLLFIGWMLSLWARNTIKKVLGRTAIDLTITKFIASIVRYLVLGLILLSCLNVFGIKTTSIAAMLGAAGLAVGLALQGTLSNLAAGFMLLLFRPFKVGDFIEAGGESGTVEEIQIFSTVLRNISNVKITVPNSNVFGSTIKNYAGFETRRVDVEVGVSYTADMDATRKALEEAIAKTKLGLQDPAPQVVLSGLGDSAVNWKVRIWCDVKDYWALHEDMLYQVKTALDAAKIEIPFPQMDVHVKKEAETN, from the coding sequence ATGGATTTTTCAAAATTATCGTTTGACAGTGTAGAAGCCAATAAAGAATGGATGCTTGAGTTAAGCATAAAGTATGGTGTAAAAATACTTTTAGCCATTGGCTTGCTTTTTATTGGTTGGATGCTATCCCTTTGGGCCAGAAACACCATTAAAAAAGTCCTTGGACGAACCGCCATTGACCTTACCATTACCAAGTTTATTGCCAGTATAGTTCGTTATTTGGTTTTGGGTTTGATTTTACTTTCATGCTTGAATGTTTTTGGCATTAAAACCACCAGCATAGCTGCCATGTTAGGTGCAGCTGGTTTAGCGGTAGGTTTAGCTTTACAAGGGACCTTATCCAATTTAGCTGCCGGTTTTATGCTTTTGTTGTTTAGACCATTTAAAGTCGGTGATTTTATTGAAGCCGGTGGTGAGTCTGGAACAGTAGAAGAAATTCAAATTTTTAGCACAGTACTTAGAAATATAAGCAACGTTAAAATTACGGTGCCCAACAGCAATGTTTTTGGTTCAACCATAAAAAATTATGCAGGTTTTGAAACTAGACGCGTTGATGTTGAAGTGGGTGTTTCTTATACAGCAGATATGGATGCTACCCGTAAAGCACTGGAAGAGGCTATAGCCAAGACAAAATTAGGGTTGCAAGATCCAGCACCACAAGTGGTATTATCTGGCTTAGGAGATTCAGCAGTCAACTGGAAAGTACGTATTTGGTGTGATGTCAAAGATTACTGGGCATTGCATGAGGATATGCTTTATCAAGTTAAGACAGCTTTGGATGCAGCCAAAATAGAAATTCCTTTTCCACAAATGGACGTTCATGTAAAAAAAGAAGCTGAAACAAATTAA
- the ispG gene encoding (E)-4-hydroxy-3-methylbut-2-enyl-diphosphate synthase, which produces MLAYTNNFLHAYRRKTNEVSVGDIKIGGQHKIVVQSMTTTPTKDTLATVDQIERLKDVGCQVVRITTPNLSELENTVEIRKEMQKRNLHIPLVADVHFQPKVALRACELYEKVRINPGNFADKKAFNMVEYTDAAYQEELDRIYDTFLPLLNKAKENGVALRIGTNHGSLSDRIMSRYGDTPLGMVESAMEFLRIAKSENFHNIVLSMKASNPMVMIQAYRLLVSHLQQNDMHYPLHLGVTEAGDGEDGRIKSAMGIGSLLADGLGDTIRVSLTEDPEHEIPVAKALLALYERPIATASQEREVDKMDNIIPSWDMYQYHRHASENYDLANISYGHKHLVRAAVGQLSENNLELLKDEDYPIEKAVFKLETPNDKNNQHKVMQACQEAKVSRCIRIQSLQMQSLDIAPEDYDELSVMVSPVWGEKQYASKLLPMIDNKLLWLRFEWLSDVDQLANMDLEFFTKHKIGFEVRGHSLIAIVRKLKVWMDKHNMQLPLHLVYVGEEKHNKEATQLKAAVELGALLCEGLGDSVEVESVFGAQFNRDLCYLVLQASRLRMTKTDFIACPSCGRTLFDLQETTARIRSKTGHLKGLKIAIMGCIVNGPGEMADADFGYVGSGPGHINLYVGKECVKRSIPSDKADEELIALIKAHNKWIEPRA; this is translated from the coding sequence ATGCTTGCGTACACCAATAATTTTTTACATGCATATCGTCGTAAAACCAATGAAGTATCGGTAGGAGATATTAAAATAGGCGGACAACATAAAATTGTTGTTCAGTCTATGACCACAACACCCACCAAAGATACACTGGCAACCGTTGATCAAATAGAGCGGCTTAAAGATGTAGGCTGTCAGGTTGTTCGAATCACCACGCCCAACTTAAGCGAATTGGAAAACACAGTGGAAATTCGAAAAGAAATGCAAAAGCGCAATCTGCACATTCCTTTGGTGGCCGATGTTCACTTTCAACCCAAAGTCGCTTTAAGAGCGTGTGAGCTTTATGAAAAAGTCAGAATCAACCCCGGCAATTTTGCTGATAAAAAAGCCTTTAATATGGTTGAGTATACCGATGCTGCGTATCAAGAAGAGTTGGACAGAATTTATGATACCTTTTTACCCTTATTGAACAAAGCCAAAGAAAATGGTGTAGCCTTACGTATTGGCACCAACCATGGCTCTTTGTCTGATAGAATCATGAGCCGCTATGGCGATACGCCCTTAGGCATGGTGGAGTCTGCCATGGAGTTCTTGCGTATTGCCAAGAGTGAAAATTTTCATAACATTGTGCTATCCATGAAAGCCTCTAATCCGATGGTGATGATTCAAGCCTATAGGCTTTTGGTCAGTCATCTGCAGCAAAATGACATGCACTATCCTTTGCACTTGGGTGTGACTGAAGCTGGAGATGGAGAAGATGGCAGAATCAAGTCCGCCATGGGCATTGGCAGTTTGTTGGCGGATGGTCTAGGCGATACCATCAGGGTATCATTGACCGAAGACCCAGAGCATGAAATCCCGGTGGCCAAAGCTTTACTGGCTTTATATGAGCGTCCGATTGCAACAGCCAGCCAAGAAAGAGAAGTAGATAAAATGGATAACATTATTCCCAGTTGGGATATGTATCAGTACCATCGTCATGCCAGTGAAAATTATGATTTAGCTAATATCAGCTACGGACACAAACATTTGGTGAGAGCTGCAGTAGGACAGCTTAGTGAAAACAATTTGGAATTGCTCAAAGATGAAGATTACCCTATTGAAAAGGCTGTATTTAAGCTGGAGACCCCAAACGATAAAAACAACCAGCATAAAGTTATGCAAGCGTGTCAGGAAGCCAAGGTTTCTAGATGCATACGCATTCAAAGTTTGCAAATGCAGAGCTTGGATATTGCGCCGGAAGATTATGATGAGCTGAGTGTCATGGTCAGTCCAGTTTGGGGGGAAAAGCAGTATGCAAGCAAGCTATTGCCGATGATTGATAATAAACTGTTGTGGTTGCGTTTTGAATGGCTCAGTGATGTTGATCAACTGGCCAATATGGATCTTGAGTTTTTTACAAAGCATAAAATTGGTTTTGAGGTAAGAGGACACAGTTTAATTGCGATTGTTAGAAAATTAAAAGTATGGATGGACAAGCACAACATGCAGCTACCCTTACACTTGGTGTATGTCGGGGAAGAAAAACACAACAAAGAAGCCACGCAACTCAAAGCTGCTGTAGAACTTGGCGCGTTGTTATGTGAGGGCTTGGGAGACTCGGTTGAAGTAGAGAGTGTTTTTGGTGCACAGTTCAATCGTGACCTTTGTTATTTGGTTTTACAAGCTTCACGTTTACGGATGACTAAAACCGATTTTATAGCCTGCCCATCATGTGGAAGAACCTTGTTTGATTTACAAGAAACCACGGCAAGAATACGCAGTAAAACAGGGCATCTTAAGGGTTTAAAAATTGCCATTATGGGTTGTATTGTGAATGGTCCTGGAGAGATGGCCGATGCTGATTTTGGTTATGTAGGTTCTGGTCCAGGTCATATTAATTTATACGTGGGAAAAGAATGTGTAAAACGCAGTATTCCCAGTGATAAAGCCGATGAAGAATTGATTGCGCTTATCAAAGCGCACAATAAATGGATAGAGCCCAGAGCTTAG
- a CDS encoding LapA family protein — protein sequence MKSIGRLLQLLLVFIVVTVFFFFFWENSQPIQIQFLHWLSPQHPLATSLLLSFCAGFALASVYFIVEVFRSKAKLRKKQKEIQRLQKEVDDLRNNPLQKKLSPSHEASNTWVNDLEQSSASIQTDTGKKNNPQDVDLEQTHIDSKSTTL from the coding sequence ATGAAGAGTATTGGACGTTTATTACAACTGTTGCTGGTATTTATTGTTGTTACTGTATTTTTCTTTTTCTTTTGGGAAAACTCTCAACCCATACAAATTCAATTCTTGCATTGGTTATCCCCTCAACACCCCTTAGCGACTTCTCTTCTTTTATCTTTTTGTGCCGGTTTTGCTTTGGCCAGTGTTTACTTTATTGTTGAAGTGTTTCGTAGCAAAGCCAAGCTTAGAAAAAAACAGAAAGAAATTCAACGCTTGCAAAAAGAAGTGGATGATTTGCGCAACAACCCTCTACAAAAAAAATTAAGCCCTTCTCATGAAGCTTCAAACACTTGGGTCAACGACTTAGAACAATCCTCTGCCTCTATCCAAACCGATACCGGCAAAAAAAACAATCCCCAAGATGTAGATTTGGAGCAAACCCATATCGACTCCAAGTCAACGACTTTATAA